CAGCGTAAAGCGCGGATCGTCGTAGCTACCGGCGTTGTGGTTAGGCAGATGTTCGCGGCAAAACGCCACCACGCCGGCGTCGATTTCCACCATCGTGATGGATTCCACGCTCTGGTGACGGGTCACTTCACGCAGCATCGCGCCGTCGCCGCCGCCGATGATCAGCACGCGTTTAGCGTGGCCGTGGGCCAGCAGCGGAACATGCGTCATCATCTCGTGATAGATAAACTCGTCGCGCTCGGTGGTTTGCACCACGCCGTCCAGCGCCATCACCCGGCCAAAGGCGGAGTTTTCGAAAATAATCAGATCCTGGTGATCGGTCTTTTCGCGATAGAGCACTTTGTCGACGGCAAAGTATTGACCAAACTGATCGTGCAGCGTTTCGTGCCACATAGGATTCTCGGTCACGGGCTGATACCTCCTTCGTTAACACCCCATAAAAACGGGCGCAACATCATAGCTAACTATGACCGTGGATGCACGGTCACCATTTCACCGAAGGAGCGGGGGAGGGGAATTACTTCACGTAGGCAAGCAGGCTTAACGAATCACGCGCCAGGGCTTTGCACTTTTTAGCGGTAGGAATAGCGATGCCGCTCAGATCGCGGTAACTGTCCTCGCCGAGCGCCTTCATATTGAAGCTGTCGTAATTGCTTAAATCCCACTGATTCTGCTGGGCGAAAAAGACCAGCGCGCGGCGGATCTGCCCGTTCGGCAGGTTCTGGTAGCCACAATCATTTTTCAGAAATACAAAAACAGCCGTCAGGTCGGCCATGTCTTCCGCTTCTGATTCACTGAGCGCAAAACTGTTAGTGGAAAAGGCCAACAGACAGCCCAGAAACATTAGCCTGACTACTTTTCTCATCACGTCTACCACTCGCCAACCAATACCCAACGATA
This DNA window, taken from Cronobacter universalis NCTC 9529, encodes the following:
- a CDS encoding YacC family pilotin-like protein — encoded protein: MRKVVRLMFLGCLLAFSTNSFALSESEAEDMADLTAVFVFLKNDCGYQNLPNGQIRRALVFFAQQNQWDLSNYDSFNMKALGEDSYRDLSGIAIPTAKKCKALARDSLSLLAYVK